ATGGACGTACTTTTCAGCCTTCTGGCGCAGACTTATCCTCGAAAATAAACTTATTCCTGATGAACAGGGATATATCGGGGAAAAATTCAATCATTTTTTACCAAATGCACTTGGCATAAAACCTATTATTGAGTATCTCGTTACCCATCCTGATGCTTTACAGCGATCCATGATGATTTTCACAATTATTGAAGCTATTGTGGGATTATTCATTATTCTCGGGTTATTTACGCGGCTTATGAGTATCGGTATCTTCAGTCTTGCCCTCGGGATTCTTTTGGGTTCCGGCTGGCTGGGAACAACTTGTCTTGATGAATGGCAGATAGGAGTTTTAGGAATTGCAGGTGGATTTGTACTGTTTCTTACCGGAAGCGGTCCTTATTCAGTGGATTATTATTTCATGAAGAGTAACAAAAGTTTTTCTCAAAAAAGATGGTTCCAGTGGCTTGGTTCGGGAAGTTTTCCTGTCTCACAATCAAAAGTTCTTGTATTGGCAGGCTCACTCATCATATTAAGTTTGACTCTTTTTACCAATCAGTATTTTCATGGAGGTGTATGGGGAACCCTACATAATAAATCGGTAAA
The window above is part of the Chryseobacterium sp. MA9 genome. Proteins encoded here:
- a CDS encoding TQO small subunit DoxD, which translates into the protein MKHTLNSQSSDLAGLYTLSLRMVIGWTYFSAFWRRLILENKLIPDEQGYIGEKFNHFLPNALGIKPIIEYLVTHPDALQRSMMIFTIIEAIVGLFIILGLFTRLMSIGIFSLALGILLGSGWLGTTCLDEWQIGVLGIAGGFVLFLTGSGPYSVDYYFMKSNKSFSQKRWFQWLGSGSFPVSQSKVLVLAGSLIILSLTLFTNQYFHGGVWGTLHNKSVKPKLEISNISHNNSDLKFEVYRTEGADVYGSFLIGIHILDKNGNILKALDHKELSELSKENIQNHYVTKVKPGKHSLVIPLGAKADVTLNINDILQKSEIHALKLIDVSGIEWIESIK